In the Deltaproteobacteria bacterium genome, one interval contains:
- the carA gene encoding glutamine-hydrolyzing carbamoyl-phosphate synthase small subunit produces the protein MSGEQTALLALADGTVFRGRAFGALGEAVGELVFNTSMTGYQEILTDPSYEGQLVAMTYPEIGNVGVNREDVESRRPYVRGFVVREYREAPSSWRAEEPLGAYLARHDIPAIEGIDTRALVRHIRDVGAQEAVLSSADLDPKRLVRKAKESPGLVGRDLVKEVTCAAPYDWTEGPWRLGHGYTTAEEAAAEHGRAPHPVVAYDFGIKFNILRNLVGAGCRVRVVPATTPAADVLALRPDGVFLSNGPGDPDAVAGVREIVAELFGQVPVFGICLGHQIMGLALGGRTFKLKFGHHGGNQPVKDLTTGKVEITAQNHGFAVDAPSLGGRAAVTHLNLNDQTVEGLAVKGQPTFSVQYHPEASPGPHDARYLFRRFVELMEGGGR, from the coding sequence GTGAGCGGCGAGCAGACCGCACTCCTCGCGCTCGCCGACGGCACCGTGTTTCGGGGCCGGGCGTTCGGCGCCCTGGGGGAGGCGGTCGGCGAGCTCGTCTTCAACACCAGCATGACGGGGTACCAGGAGATCCTGACCGACCCCTCGTACGAGGGGCAGCTGGTGGCGATGACCTACCCGGAGATCGGCAACGTCGGCGTGAATCGCGAGGACGTCGAGTCGCGCCGGCCCTACGTGCGGGGCTTCGTCGTGCGCGAGTACCGCGAGGCGCCATCGAGCTGGCGCGCCGAGGAGCCCCTCGGCGCCTATCTCGCGCGGCACGATATCCCGGCCATCGAGGGCATCGACACCCGGGCGCTGGTGCGCCACATCCGCGACGTCGGCGCGCAGGAGGCGGTGCTCTCGAGCGCCGATCTCGATCCGAAGCGCCTCGTGCGCAAGGCGAAGGAGTCGCCCGGTCTCGTGGGGCGCGACCTCGTGAAGGAAGTGACGTGCGCCGCGCCGTACGACTGGACCGAGGGGCCGTGGCGGCTCGGCCACGGCTACACGACGGCGGAGGAGGCCGCCGCCGAGCACGGCCGCGCGCCGCACCCGGTCGTCGCCTACGACTTCGGCATCAAGTTCAATATCCTGCGCAACCTGGTCGGTGCCGGCTGCCGCGTCCGCGTCGTCCCTGCGACCACGCCCGCCGCCGACGTCCTCGCCCTCCGTCCCGACGGCGTCTTCCTCTCGAACGGCCCGGGCGACCCCGACGCCGTCGCCGGTGTGCGCGAGATCGTCGCCGAGCTCTTCGGCCAGGTGCCGGTGTTCGGCATCTGCCTCGGCCACCAGATCATGGGCCTCGCGCTCGGCGGGCGGACGTTCAAGCTCAAGTTCGGGCACCACGGCGGGAACCAGCCGGTCAAGGACCTCACCACCGGCAAGGTCGAGATCACGGCGCAGAACCACGGCTTCGCCGTCGACGCGCCGTCGCTCGGCGGCCGCGCCGCGGTGACGCATCTGAACCTCAACGACCAGACCGTCGAGGGGCTCGCCGTGAAGGGACAGCCGACGTTCTCGGTGCAGTACCACCCGGAGGCGTCGCCGGGTCCGCACGATGCGCGGTACCTCTTCCGGCGGTTCGTGGAGCTCATGGAGGGTGGGGGACGGTGA
- the carB gene encoding carbamoyl-phosphate synthase large subunit codes for MPKRTDIRSILLIGSGPIVIGQACEFDYSGTQACKALREEGYRVILVNSNPATIMTDPEFADRTYIEPMTVEVLERIIAAERPDALLPTIGGQTGLNLALDLAAAGVLERHGVELIGARVDAIRRAEDRDLFKETMASIGLDLPRSGYARSLAEAEPIKAELGLPVIIRPSRTLGGTGGSFAATDEEFRAAVAWGLDASPVNEVLLEESIAGWKEFELEVMRDGKDNVVIVCSIENFDPMGVHTGDSITVAPAQTLTDKEYQVMRDAAVACIRAIGVDTGGSNIQFAVEPTTGRQVVIEMNPRVSRSSALASKATGFPIAKIAAKLAVGYTLDEVPNDITRETPACFEPTIDYVVTKIPRFTFEKFPQASDTIGPQMKSVGEAMAIGRTFKESLQKAMRSLEIGSFGFEPRAAASDAELRERLRVPNADRLWHLGEAFRRGLSVDEVFGLTAIDPWFLRHVEEIVADERALAGQSVEALSAERLRALKQAGFADVRLAELLGTTEDAVRARRTGGIEPVYKTVDTCGAEFEAHTPYLYSTYEEGDDEVRPSRRGRKVVILGGGPNRIGQGIEFDYCCVHAALALREDGFETIMVNCNPETVSTDYDTSDKLFFEPLTLEDTLALIRRERPDGVIVQFGGQTPLRLSVPLARAGVPIVGTTPDSIDRAEDRERFEAVLAKLDLRRPPNGLARSDAEAIRIAEAIRYPVLVRPSYVLGGRAMEIVYDRDSLARYMRVAVQASPAHPVLIDKFLEDAIEVDVDAVSDGTDVVIGGIMEHIERAGVHSGDSACSLPPYSIEAEVQEEIRRQTVALARELCVVGLMNVQFAVKAKCVFVLEVNPRASRTVPFVSKAIGVPLAKIGARCMVGRSLLAQGFMAEVLPAHVSVKEAVFPFIKFPGVDTVLGPEMKSTGEVMGIDGSFGAAFAKAQVGAGTLLPTAGRAFLSVPEVAKDAVVAVARRLAACGFTLVATRGTAAHLRAAGLPAETINKVQEGSPHIVDALRRGEVSLVVNTPAGAESFRDSFPIRRTALECRVPYFTTIAAAAAAADGIALMARGPFTVRPLQEHHRRA; via the coding sequence ATGCCAAAGCGTACCGACATCCGCTCGATCCTCCTCATCGGCTCCGGCCCGATCGTGATCGGCCAGGCGTGCGAGTTCGACTACTCGGGGACGCAGGCGTGCAAGGCGCTGCGCGAAGAAGGCTACCGCGTCATCCTGGTCAACTCGAACCCGGCGACGATCATGACCGACCCCGAGTTCGCCGACCGGACTTACATCGAGCCGATGACCGTCGAGGTGCTCGAGCGCATCATCGCGGCCGAGCGGCCCGACGCGCTGCTGCCGACCATCGGCGGACAGACGGGCCTGAACCTCGCCCTCGACCTCGCCGCCGCGGGCGTGCTCGAGCGCCACGGCGTCGAGCTGATCGGCGCCAGGGTCGACGCCATCCGGCGCGCCGAGGACCGCGACCTCTTCAAGGAGACGATGGCCTCGATCGGCCTCGACCTGCCGCGCAGCGGCTACGCCCGCTCGCTCGCGGAGGCGGAGCCGATCAAGGCCGAGCTCGGCCTGCCCGTGATCATCCGGCCCTCCCGCACGCTCGGCGGGACGGGCGGGAGCTTCGCGGCGACCGACGAGGAGTTCCGCGCGGCGGTCGCCTGGGGGCTCGACGCCTCGCCCGTGAACGAGGTGCTGCTCGAGGAGTCGATCGCGGGCTGGAAGGAGTTCGAGCTCGAGGTGATGCGCGACGGCAAGGACAACGTCGTCATCGTCTGCTCGATCGAGAACTTCGACCCGATGGGCGTGCACACCGGCGACTCGATCACCGTCGCCCCGGCGCAGACGCTCACCGACAAGGAGTACCAGGTGATGCGCGACGCCGCGGTCGCGTGCATCCGCGCGATCGGCGTCGACACGGGGGGCTCGAACATCCAGTTCGCCGTCGAGCCGACCACCGGCCGGCAGGTCGTCATCGAGATGAACCCGCGCGTGTCGCGGAGCTCGGCGCTGGCGTCGAAGGCGACGGGCTTCCCGATCGCCAAGATCGCCGCCAAGCTCGCCGTCGGCTACACGCTCGACGAGGTCCCGAACGACATCACGCGCGAAACGCCGGCATGCTTCGAGCCGACCATCGACTACGTCGTGACCAAGATCCCGCGCTTCACCTTCGAGAAGTTCCCGCAGGCGTCGGACACCATCGGCCCGCAGATGAAGTCGGTCGGCGAGGCGATGGCGATCGGCCGGACGTTCAAGGAGTCGCTGCAGAAGGCGATGCGCTCGCTCGAGATCGGCAGCTTCGGCTTCGAGCCGCGCGCGGCGGCGAGCGACGCCGAGCTGCGCGAGCGGCTCCGCGTGCCCAACGCCGACCGGCTCTGGCACCTCGGCGAGGCCTTCCGCCGCGGCCTCTCGGTGGACGAGGTGTTCGGCCTGACGGCCATCGATCCGTGGTTCCTCCGCCACGTCGAGGAGATCGTCGCCGACGAGCGCGCGCTCGCCGGCCAGAGCGTCGAGGCGCTCTCCGCCGAGCGGCTGCGCGCGCTCAAGCAGGCGGGCTTCGCCGACGTGCGCCTGGCCGAGCTGCTCGGTACGACGGAGGACGCCGTGCGCGCCCGCCGGACGGGCGGCATCGAGCCGGTCTACAAGACGGTCGACACCTGCGGCGCCGAGTTCGAGGCCCACACGCCCTACCTCTACTCGACCTACGAGGAGGGCGACGACGAGGTGCGGCCGAGCCGGCGGGGACGCAAGGTCGTCATCCTCGGCGGCGGGCCGAACCGCATCGGGCAGGGGATCGAGTTCGACTACTGCTGCGTGCACGCGGCGCTGGCGCTGCGCGAGGACGGCTTCGAGACCATCATGGTCAACTGCAACCCGGAGACCGTCTCGACCGACTACGACACCTCCGACAAGCTCTTCTTCGAGCCGTTGACGCTCGAGGACACGCTCGCGCTCATCCGCCGCGAGCGGCCCGACGGGGTGATCGTGCAGTTCGGCGGCCAGACGCCGCTCCGGCTGTCCGTGCCGCTCGCCCGCGCCGGCGTGCCGATCGTCGGGACCACGCCCGACTCGATCGACCGAGCCGAGGACCGCGAGCGCTTCGAGGCGGTGCTCGCCAAGCTCGACCTCCGCCGGCCGCCGAACGGCCTGGCGCGCTCCGACGCCGAGGCCATCCGCATCGCCGAGGCGATCCGCTACCCCGTCCTCGTGCGGCCCTCGTACGTCCTCGGCGGGCGGGCGATGGAGATCGTCTACGACCGGGACAGCCTCGCCCGCTACATGCGGGTCGCGGTGCAGGCGTCGCCCGCTCACCCGGTGCTGATCGACAAGTTCCTCGAGGACGCGATCGAGGTGGACGTCGACGCCGTCAGCGACGGGACCGACGTCGTGATCGGCGGCATCATGGAGCACATCGAGCGCGCCGGCGTGCACTCCGGCGACAGCGCCTGCTCCCTGCCGCCCTACTCGATCGAGGCCGAGGTGCAGGAGGAGATCCGCCGGCAGACGGTCGCGCTGGCGCGGGAACTCTGCGTGGTGGGCCTCATGAACGTCCAGTTCGCCGTCAAGGCGAAGTGTGTCTTCGTCCTCGAAGTGAACCCGCGTGCGAGCCGCACGGTGCCGTTCGTCAGCAAGGCGATCGGCGTGCCGCTCGCCAAGATCGGGGCGCGCTGCATGGTGGGCCGCTCGCTGCTTGCGCAGGGCTTCATGGCCGAGGTCCTCCCGGCGCACGTGAGCGTCAAGGAGGCGGTGTTCCCGTTCATCAAGTTCCCGGGCGTCGACACCGTGCTCGGGCCCGAGATGAAGTCGACGGGGGAGGTGATGGGCATCGACGGGAGCTTCGGGGCCGCCTTCGCCAAGGCGCAGGTCGGGGCGGGCACGCTCCTGCCGACCGCGGGCAGGGCCTTTCTCTCCGTCCCCGAAGTCGCGAAGGACGCCGTCGTCGCGGTCGCCCGCCGGCTCGCCGCCTGCGGCTTCACGCTGGTCGCGACGCGCGGCACGGCGGCCCACCTCCGCGCCGCGGGACTTCCCGCCGAGACGATCAACAAGGTGCAGGAGGGCAGTCCCCACATCGTCGACGCGCTCCGGCGCGGCGAGGTGAGCCTCGTGGTCAACACGCCCGCGGGCGCGGAGTCGTTCCGCGACTCGTTCCCCATCCGGCGCACGGCGCTCGAGTGTCGGGTTCCGTACTTCACGACCATCGCCGCCGCGGCCGCGGCCGCGGACGGCATCGCGCTCATGGCGCGAGGGCCGTTCACCGTGCGCCCGCTGCAGGAGCACCACCGGCGCGCATGA
- a CDS encoding dihydroorotase has product MSQRLLVAGGTVVDPVAGTVTPGDVLIEDDRLVGVFGAGGGGAEGDAVIDASGLLVLPGLVDMHVHLREPGYEYKETIRTGVAAALAGGFTSVACMANTEPVNDSAAVTQYILDRARVAGGSRVYPIGALSAGLKGERLAEIGEMHRAGIVAVSDDGRPVMDAGLMRRALEYTSMFGLPLIVHEEETNLAAGGVMNEGITALRLGLHGIPAAAEEVMLARDIALVELTGGRLHVAHVSTAGSIALLRDAKARGLPVTAEVTPHHLFLTEEAVSGYGTNAKMAPPLRTGRDIEALRAALADGTIDAIATDHAPHHHDEKEVEFEQAANGVVGLETALPLALRLVADGVLDLPTLVARLTVGPARILGLPAGTLAAGAPADLTLVDPERRWRVEARLFRSKGRNTPFEGWEMTGRAVAVLVGGRLVYEDRPGTAASLRSAAS; this is encoded by the coding sequence GTGAGCCAGCGCCTGCTCGTCGCCGGCGGCACGGTCGTCGACCCGGTCGCCGGCACGGTCACCCCAGGCGACGTGCTGATCGAGGACGACCGGCTGGTCGGCGTGTTCGGTGCGGGCGGGGGCGGCGCCGAAGGCGACGCTGTGATTGACGCGAGCGGGCTGCTCGTCCTCCCCGGGCTCGTCGACATGCACGTGCACCTCCGCGAGCCTGGCTACGAGTACAAGGAGACGATCCGCACCGGTGTGGCGGCGGCGCTGGCGGGCGGCTTCACGTCGGTCGCCTGCATGGCGAACACCGAGCCGGTGAACGACAGCGCGGCGGTGACGCAGTACATCCTCGACCGGGCCCGCGTCGCCGGCGGCAGCCGCGTCTACCCGATCGGCGCGCTGTCGGCGGGCTTGAAGGGCGAGCGCCTCGCCGAGATCGGCGAGATGCATCGAGCGGGGATCGTCGCGGTCTCCGACGACGGCCGGCCGGTCATGGATGCGGGGCTCATGCGGCGGGCGCTCGAGTACACCTCCATGTTCGGTCTGCCGCTCATCGTGCACGAGGAGGAGACGAATCTCGCCGCCGGCGGTGTGATGAACGAGGGGATCACCGCGCTACGCCTCGGCCTGCATGGCATTCCGGCTGCCGCCGAGGAGGTGATGCTGGCGCGCGACATCGCGCTCGTCGAGCTGACGGGCGGCCGCCTCCACGTCGCCCACGTGAGCACGGCGGGATCGATCGCGCTTCTCCGCGACGCGAAGGCACGCGGGCTGCCGGTCACGGCCGAGGTGACGCCGCACCATCTCTTCCTCACCGAGGAGGCGGTCTCGGGCTACGGCACGAATGCGAAGATGGCCCCGCCGCTGCGCACGGGGCGCGACATCGAGGCGTTGCGCGCCGCGCTCGCCGACGGGACGATCGACGCGATCGCCACCGACCATGCCCCGCATCACCACGACGAGAAGGAGGTCGAGTTCGAGCAGGCCGCCAACGGCGTCGTCGGGCTCGAGACGGCGCTGCCGCTCGCGCTTCGGCTCGTGGCCGACGGCGTCCTCGACCTGCCGACGCTGGTCGCGCGGCTGACGGTGGGGCCGGCTCGTATCCTCGGTCTCCCGGCCGGCACGCTCGCGGCCGGCGCCCCCGCCGATCTGACGCTCGTCGACCCCGAGCGGCGCTGGCGCGTCGAGGCCCGCCTGTTCCGCTCGAAGGGACGGAACACGCCCTTCGAGGGCTGGGAGATGACCGGCCGCGCCGTCGCCGTGCTGGTCGGCGGCCGGCTCGTGTACGAGGACCGGCCGGGCACGGCCGCGTCGCTCCGGAGCGCCGCCTCGTGA
- the recG gene encoding ATP-dependent DNA helicase RecG, producing the protein MTAPPERGAPLAELLQALAPPLEYLAADDFRRLDQTRLPLDALASRVARARAASPPAAAAPLAELDDLLATLRREPSGAHEPALRRAHALLPALREAAGAPAAWTEYRPAAGPVEPALAALGQSVEAVRAVGPKRGTDLARFGLGTVEDLLYHLPFRYEDRRALRPLAALQVGEEATAVGEVTRAREGRVGRRGRRILEVVLRDPGGVLLLVWFHQIPYFSRRLSPGQRLVVHGKVEPPLGAAAPRMIHPEIETLGPDEPVAARVLPVYEKPTEMHVGAMRRIVHAAVEEFADRAPSALPAEVAARQRLVDLPRALRHVHCPAPEADLEALGGSRSLAHRSLIFDELFFLQLGLALRRSAAGQEPGTAFPRSTRLVLALRARLPFRPTGAQERAFTEIEEDLARPHPMRRLLQGDVGSGKTLVALLAALTVIEAGDQAVLMAPTELLAEQHLETVRPLAEPLGVEPVLLTGAVKGRARRAALAGLGAGRIPLAVGTHALIQEGVTFGRLGLAIVDEQHRFGVLQRAALQRQAGERAVDVLVMSATPIPRTLALTLYGDLAVSTLDELPPGRTPITTRLCRESRRHEVYARIREAAATGHQAYIVYPLVEESEKSSLRAASTMVHELAAGPLAGLRLDLVHGRMKADEKDGVMRRFKAGEFDVLVSTTVIEVGIDVPNATAIVIEHAERFGLAQLHQLRGRVGRGQAPGHCCLVVPDWTGEDAYQRLTTLERSTDGFYIAEADLALRGPGDFLGTRQAGLPPFRVASLVRDTALLRAARDEALAWLARDPDLSAPESETVRAVLRHRWKGRLGLAQVG; encoded by the coding sequence ATGACCGCGCCGCCCGAGCGCGGCGCGCCGCTCGCCGAGCTGCTCCAGGCGCTCGCGCCCCCCCTCGAGTACCTCGCCGCCGACGACTTCCGGCGGCTCGACCAGACGCGGCTTCCGCTCGACGCGCTCGCGTCCCGCGTGGCACGCGCGCGCGCCGCGAGTCCCCCGGCCGCCGCCGCGCCGCTCGCCGAGCTCGACGACCTGCTCGCCACGCTCCGCCGGGAGCCTTCGGGGGCGCACGAGCCCGCGCTCCGCCGCGCGCACGCCCTCCTGCCGGCGCTGCGCGAGGCGGCCGGCGCGCCGGCCGCGTGGACGGAGTACCGGCCCGCGGCGGGCCCCGTGGAGCCCGCGCTCGCGGCGCTCGGGCAGTCGGTCGAGGCCGTGCGCGCGGTCGGGCCAAAAAGGGGGACCGATCTTGCGCGCTTCGGCCTCGGGACGGTCGAGGACCTCCTCTATCATCTGCCGTTCCGCTACGAGGACCGCCGCGCGCTCCGGCCGCTGGCGGCGCTCCAGGTGGGCGAGGAGGCGACGGCGGTCGGCGAGGTGACACGGGCGAGGGAAGGGCGCGTGGGCCGGCGAGGCCGTCGCATCCTCGAGGTCGTGCTGCGCGACCCGGGCGGCGTCCTGCTCCTCGTCTGGTTCCACCAGATTCCCTACTTCAGCCGCCGCCTGTCGCCCGGCCAGCGGCTGGTCGTGCACGGCAAGGTCGAGCCGCCACTCGGCGCCGCGGCGCCGCGCATGATCCATCCCGAGATCGAGACCCTCGGCCCCGACGAGCCCGTCGCCGCCCGCGTCCTGCCGGTCTACGAGAAGCCGACGGAGATGCACGTCGGCGCGATGCGCCGCATCGTGCACGCGGCGGTCGAGGAGTTCGCCGACCGCGCGCCAAGCGCGCTCCCGGCGGAGGTCGCCGCCCGCCAGCGGCTCGTCGACCTGCCCCGCGCCCTCCGTCACGTCCACTGCCCCGCGCCGGAGGCCGACCTCGAAGCGCTCGGGGGGTCCCGCTCGCTCGCGCACCGCTCGCTCATCTTCGACGAGCTCTTCTTCCTCCAGCTCGGCCTCGCGCTGCGGCGGAGCGCCGCCGGGCAGGAGCCGGGCACGGCCTTCCCGCGCTCGACGCGTCTGGTCCTGGCGCTGCGCGCGCGGCTCCCGTTCCGGCCGACCGGCGCGCAGGAGCGCGCCTTCACCGAGATCGAGGAGGACCTCGCGCGACCCCATCCGATGCGGCGGCTGCTCCAGGGGGACGTCGGCAGCGGCAAGACGCTGGTGGCGCTCCTGGCCGCCCTCACCGTGATCGAGGCGGGCGATCAAGCCGTGCTCATGGCCCCGACGGAGCTCCTCGCCGAGCAGCACCTGGAGACGGTGCGGCCGCTCGCCGAGCCGCTCGGCGTGGAGCCCGTGCTGCTCACGGGGGCGGTGAAGGGCCGCGCGCGGCGCGCGGCGCTCGCCGGCCTCGGCGCGGGACGGATCCCCCTCGCCGTCGGCACCCATGCGCTCATCCAGGAAGGGGTGACCTTCGGGCGCCTCGGCCTCGCGATCGTCGACGAGCAGCACCGCTTCGGCGTGCTCCAGCGGGCCGCGCTCCAGCGCCAGGCAGGCGAGCGGGCCGTCGACGTGCTGGTGATGAGCGCCACGCCGATCCCGCGCACCCTCGCGCTGACGCTCTACGGCGACCTCGCCGTCTCCACGCTCGACGAGCTCCCCCCGGGCCGCACCCCGATCACGACCCGCCTCTGTCGCGAGTCACGCCGCCACGAGGTCTACGCGCGCATCCGCGAGGCGGCGGCCACGGGCCACCAGGCCTACATCGTCTACCCCCTGGTGGAGGAGTCCGAGAAGTCCTCGCTCCGGGCGGCGTCGACCATGGTGCACGAGCTCGCGGCCGGGCCGCTGGCCGGGCTCCGGCTCGACCTCGTCCACGGCCGGATGAAGGCGGACGAGAAGGACGGCGTGATGCGCCGGTTCAAGGCGGGGGAGTTCGATGTGCTGGTCTCGACGACGGTCATCGAGGTCGGCATCGACGTGCCCAACGCCACCGCGATCGTGATCGAGCATGCCGAGCGCTTCGGCCTGGCACAGCTCCACCAGCTCCGGGGGCGGGTGGGTCGCGGCCAGGCGCCGGGGCACTGCTGCCTGGTCGTGCCGGACTGGACCGGCGAGGACGCCTACCAGCGGCTCACCACGCTCGAGCGCTCGACCGACGGCTTCTACATCGCCGAGGCCGACCTCGCGCTGCGCGGGCCGGGCGACTTCCTCGGGACCCGCCAGGCCGGACTGCCGCCCTTTCGCGTCGCGAGCCTGGTGCGCGACACGGCTCTGCTGCGCGCTGCCCGGGACGAGGCGCTCGCCTGGCTCGCCCGCGACCCCGATCTCTCGGCGCCCGAGTCCGAGACGGTGCGGGCGGTGCTGCGGCACCGCTGGAAGGGACGGCTCGGCCTCGCGCAGGTGGGATAG